From one Larimichthys crocea isolate SSNF chromosome XVIII, L_crocea_2.0, whole genome shotgun sequence genomic stretch:
- the LOC113748192 gene encoding bile salt export pump-like, which produces MLFIDFSSTFNTIVPTAARQIQQIRRTYFRKIMRMEIGWFDCNSVGELNTRISDDINKINNAIADQMSIFIERISTSVFGFMVGFIGGWKLTLVVIAVSPLIGVGAGLIAMALAQLTGRELKAYAKAGAVADEVLSSIRTVAAFGGQEKEAERYDGNLEEAQVWGVKKGMIMGVFHGYLWSIIFLCYALLQIWKIECILILYICL; this is translated from the exons CGGCTGCAAGACAAATTCAGCAAATAAGAAGGACCTATTTCAGAAAAATAATGCGAATGGAGATCGGATGGTTTGACTGCAACTCTGTTGGTGAACTGAACACAAGGATATCAGA TGATATCAACAAGATCAACAATGCCATCGCTGACCAGATGTCTATCTTCATTGAGAGGATATCTACATCTGTATTTGGCTTCATGGTTGGATTCATTGGCGGATGGAAGCTGACTTTGGTGGTCATAGCAGTGAGTCCACTGATAGGAGTAGGTGCTGGACTTATAGCCATG GCTCTGGCTCAGCTGACAGGACGAGAACTAAAGGCCTATGCAAAGGCAGGAGCAGTGGCTGACGAGGTCCTGTCATCCATCAGAACGGTAGCAGCGTTTGGTGGGCAGGAAAAAGAAGCTGAGag ATATGATGGAAATCTTGAGGAAGCTCAGGTCTGGGGTGTGAAAAAGGGCATGATCATGGGCGTTTTTCATGGATACCTGTGGTCCATCATTTTCCTTTGTTATGCTTTGCTTCAGATATGGAAAATTGAATGCATTCTTATACTCTATATATGCCTTTGA
- the LOC104939952 gene encoding bile salt export pump-like, which produces MATNMKKCINSTTDDRDIENGDEKKNEETGVGYFELFRFATWKDKVMMVLGSLCALLHGAAAPLMLLVYGMVTNTFVAYELEVQELKDPNKTCINNTIYWKNGSIYETAENNTVYCGVDIERQMTTFAYYYVGIGFGVLIVSYFQIVFWVTAAARQIHQIRKTYFRKIMRMEIGWFDCNSVGELNTRISDDINKINNAIADQMSIFIERFSTFVFGYIVGFISGWKLTLVDIAASPLIGVAAGLMAMALARLTGRELKAYAKAGAVADEVLSSIRTVAAFGGQEKEAERYDGNLEEAQVWGVKKGTIIGVFHGFQWCSIFLCTALAFWYGSELVIKTKELSPGDVIQVFFGVFMGALKLGQASTCLEAFASGRAAAKNIFSTIDREPEIDCLSGEGHKLDTVKGDIEFHNVTFFYPSRPDVTVLNDLSMQINAGETTAFVGPSGSGKSTTIQLIQRFYDPKEGMVTLDGHDIRTLNIQWLRSLIGIVEQEPVLFSTTIAENIRFGRPGVTMEDIIQATKEANAYNFIMDLPQKFDTLVGEGGGQMSGGQKQRIAIARALIRNPRILLLDMATSALDNESEAVVQEALDKVRMGRTTISIAHRLSTFRNADVIIGFEHGQAVEKGTHSELIERQGVYFTLVTLQNQDTSSTPNDMIREALKDFDLKVRRFSNGSCRSSKSGSIRLQSQSKLSMDLSSYGLKITSDNKCKDEPDEYVETAPVARILKYSQPEWPYMLIGSLGAAVNGSFQPIYAVLFSQFLGTFSIPDSNEQREQINGICVQFCIVAVASFFTYFLQGFAFAKSGELLTRRLRKLGFQAMLSQEVGWFDDPRNSPGALTTRLATDASMVQGATGSQIGMIVNSLTNIGACLIIAFYFTWKLALVVLCFLQLIMLSGVFQAKMLTGFENENKKAMEEAGQVSSEALANIRTIAGLANENSFVESYEEKLKPPYKSAKKRANVYGLCFGFAQCVIFMSNAASFRYGGYLVSAEGLHYMMVFRVISAVVVSGAALGRASSFTPDYAKAKSAAAHFFKLLDRVPKINMSHTEGEKWENFRGEIKFVDCKFTYPTRPDVQVLNNLVVSVKPGQTLAFVGSSGCGKSTSVQLLERFYDPDEGQVLIDGRPSLRVNVPFLRSQIGIVSQEPVLFGCSIAENIQYGDNTRSVSMEEIVEAAKKAYLHDFVMSLPNKYETQVGVHGSQLSRGQKQRVAHGSQLSRGQKQRVAIARAIVRNPKILLLDEATSALDTESEKIVQCALNEAMKGRTCIVIAHRLSTIQKADIIAVMSNGAVIEQGTHDKLMAEKGAYYKLVTTGAPIS; this is translated from the exons ATggcaacaaacatgaaaaaatgtatCAACTCTACAACAGATGACAGAG acattgAGAATGG agatgagaagaaaaatgaagaaacaggTGTTGGATACTTTGAGCTG TTTCGATTTGCCACCTGGAAAGACAAGGTCATGATGGTACTGGGGAGTTTGTGCGCCCTCTTACACGGTGCAGCTGCACCTCTCATGCTTCTTGTGTATGGCATGGTAACGAACACATTTGTGGCCTATGAGCTTGAAGTCCAAGAACTAAAAGACCCAAACAAGACATGCATCAACAACACAATCTACTGGAAAAATGGCTCTATATAtgaaacagctgaaaataaCACAGTGTACTGTGG GGTGGATATTGAAAGACAGATGACCACATTTGCATATTACTATGTTGGAATCGGATTTGGAGTTCTGATTGTTAGTTATTTTCAG ATTGTCTTCTGGGTGACAGCGGCTGCAAGACAAATTCATCAAATAAGAAAGACCTATTTCAGAAAAATAATGCGAATGGAGATTGGATGGTTTGACTGCAACTCCGTTGGTGAACTGAACACAAGGATATCAGA TGATATCAACAAGATCAACAATGCCATAGCTGACCAGATGTCTATCTTCATTGAGAGGTTTTCTACGTTTGTATTTGGCTACATAGTTGGATTCATTAGCGGATGGAAGCTGACTTTGGTGGACATAGCAGCGAGTCCACTGATAGGAGTAGCTGCTGGACTTATGGCCATG GCTCTGGCTCGGTTGACAGGACGAGAACTAAAGGCCTACGCAAAGGCAGGAGCAGTGGCTGACGAGGTCCTGTCATCCATCAGAACGGTAGCAGCGTTTGGTGGGCAGGAAAAAGAAGCTGAGAG ATATGATGGAAATCTTGAGGAAGCTCAGGTCTGGGGTGTGAAAAAGGGCACAATCATAGGCGTTTTTCATGGATTCCAATGGTGCAGCATTTTCCTGTGTACCGCTTTGGCCTTTTGGTATGGATCTGAATTGGTCATTAAAACCAAGGAGCTTTCTCCCGGAGATGTCATTCAA GTGTTCTTTGGCGTATTTATGGGAGCTCTGAAACTTGGCCAGGCCTCAACCTGCCTGGAGGCTTTCGCTTCTGGCCGTGCTGCAGCAAAGAACATTTTTAGCACAATTGATCGG GAACCAGAAATTGATTGTCTCTCAGGAGAAGGTCACAAATTAGACACAGTTAAAGGTGACATTGAATTCCATAATGTCACTTTCTTCTACCCATCCCGGCCTGACGTCACG gttttaaatGATCTGAGCATGCAGATCAATGCAGGAGAAACCACTGCTTTTGTGGGACCGAGTGGTTCTGGAAAGAGCACCACAATCCAGCTCATCCAAAGGTTTTATGACCCAAAGGAAGGAATG GTGACTTTGGACGGTCATGACATTCGTACTTTAAACATCCAGTGGCTCCGATCTCTCATTGGTATTGTAGAGCAGGAACCAGTGCTGTTTTCTACAACCATTGCAGAAAACATCCGGTTTGGTCGACCTGGAGTAACCATGGAAGACATTATCCAGGCAACAAAAGAGGCTAATGCGTATAATTTTATCATGGATCTGCCACAG AAATTTGATACTCTCGTGGGAGAAGGTGGAGGACAGATGAGTGGAGGACAGAAGCAGAGGATTGCAATCGCTCGAGCTCTGATCCGAAACCCAAGGATCCTGTTGCTGGATATGGCCACATCCGCCTTAGATAATGAGAGTGAAGCTGTTGTTCAGGAGGCCCTGGACAAG GTCCGCATGGGCAGGACAACAATTTCTATAGCGCACCGTCTTTCCACCTTTAGAAATGCAGACGTCATCATTGGTTTTGAGCATGGACAGGCTGTGGAGAAGGGAACACATAGTGAGCTAATAGAAAGGCAAGGTGTCTACTTCACCCTGGTCACCCTGCAGAACCAAGACACATCCAGCACACCTAATG aTATGATCAGAGAAGCTCTTAAAGACTTTGATCTAAAAGTGAGACGTTTTAGCAATGGAAGCTGCAGATCCAGTAAAAG TGGCTCTATTCGCCTGCAATCTCAGAGCAAACTGTCAATGGATTTATCATCATACGGCCTCAAGATCACATCAGACAAT AAATGTAAAGATGAACCAGATGAATATGTAGAGACTGCCCCAGTAGCACGAATCCTCAAGTACAGCCAACCAGAATGGCCCTACATGCTGATAGGGTCTCTGGGAGCTGCTGTCAATGGCTCTTTCCAACCCATCTATGCTGTCCTGTTCAGTCAATTTCTTGGG ACGTTTTCCATTCCTGACTCGAATGAACAGAGGGAGCAGATCAACGGGATATGTGTTCAGTTTTGCATTGTGGCTGTGGCTAGTTTCTTTACCTACTTTTTACAG GGCTTTGCTTTTGCAAAGTCTGGAGAGCTGCTGACACGTCGTCTAAGGAAACTGGGCTTCCAGGCCATGTTGAGTCAAGAGGTTGGCTGGTTTGATGACCCCAGAAACAGCCCTGGAGCTCTGACCACCAGACTAGCAACTGATGCCTCCATGGTGCAAGGG GCAACAGGATCTCAGATAGGAATGATCGTCAACTCGCTGACCAACATTGGAGCATGTTTGATCATTGCATTCTACTTCACTTGGAAATTAGCTTTGGTAGTTTTGTGCTTCTTGCAACTCATCATGCTGTCTGGGGTATTCCAAGCCAAAATGCTGACAGGTTttgagaatgaaaataaaaaagccatGGAAGAAGCAGGTCAG GTATCCAGTGAGGCTCTTGCTAACATCAGGACGATTGCAGGATTGGCCAACGAGAACTCATTTGTGGAATCATATGAGGAGAAACTCAAGCCTCCATATAAATCTGCCAAGAAGAGAGCCAACGTCTATGGACTCTGCTTTGGTTTTGCTCAGTGTGTCATCTTTATGAGTAATGCTGCTTCATTTAGATATGGAGGCTATCTGGTTAGCGCTGAGGGGTTACATTACATGATGGTTTTTAG AGTGATTTCAGCTGTAGTTGTCAGTGGGGCAGCACTGGGCAGAGCTTCCTCCTTCACTCCAGATTATGCCAAAGCCAAATCTGCAGCTGCTCATTTTTTCAAACTATTGGACCGAGTTCCTAAAATCAACATGAGCCACACAGAAGGAGAGAAATGG GAAAACTTCAGAGGTGAAATAAAATTCGTCGACTGCAAGTTCACCTATCCAACACGGCCAGATGTCCAGGTGTTGAATAACCTGGTTGTGTCTGTGAAGCCTGGTCAGACTTTGGCGTTTGTTGGGAGCAGTGGCTGTGGGAAAAGCACCAGTGTCCAACTGTTAGAAAGGTTCTATGACCCTGATGAAGGGCAAGTG ttgattgaTGGCCGCCCATCTCTTAGGGTCAATGTGCCCTTCCTAAGATCTCAGATTGGCATAGTGTCCCAGGAGCCAGTGTTGTTTGGCTGCAGCATAGCGGAGAATATTCAATATGGAGATAACACACGCAGTGTTAGCATGGAAGAGATTGTTGAGGCCGCTAAGAAAGCCTACCTTCATGACTTTGTCATGTCGCTACCAAAT aaatatgagACTCAGGTAGGTGTCCATGGCTCCCAGCTGTCAAGAGGACAAAAACAACGCGTTGCCCATGGCTCCCAGCTGTCAAGAGGACAAAAACAACGCGTTGCCATTGCCCGGGCCATCGTCAGAAACCCCAAGATCCTGCTACTAGATGAAGCTACCTCGGCCCTTGACACAGAAAGTGAAAAG ATTGTCCAGTGTGCTTTGAATGAG GCAATGAAAGGACGAACTTGCATTGTCATCGCTCACCGGCTGTCTACTATCCAGAAGGCTGACATCATAGCGGTGATGTCTAATGGAGCTGTCATAGAACAAGGCACACATGATAAACTCATGGCCGAGAAAGGCGCCTATTATAAACTGGTGACAACAGGCGCTCCTATTAGCTAG